The Mycosarcoma maydis chromosome 13, whole genome shotgun sequence region CGTAATGGTGGGTTGGTGAGCGAGAGTGCAACTGCAAGATTGGCAGAGATGGTAGACTTGCCGACACCACCTTTGCCTGACGAGACGCAGACGACTTGCTTGACGTTTGGGATCCGGCGTGGCTGTGGTGGACCAGAACCTCTACGCGGCATGGTAGGTGGAATGCGCTGGTTGTTTCGTGGAAGACCGAGTGGGTTTTCgtgcgagcgagatgtGCTACTTATTGATATCGTCCGTGCTCGTGATGGTGTGCGCAGAGGGTGGACAAACATCCCACTCAAATGTACAGCTGGACCCGAAAGGTATCCAGCCGCGTGAAGCCGCTGATAGGTCCTGTGTGCAGACATGATGCTCTGGGATACAGACTAGCCTCGAGGGACGAAGAGTTGAACAaaccgaatcgtgaatggtgagAGAAGAAAGTAGCACATCCGACATCCGACTTCCGAGATCAATTATCAAAGCTAAGCctccacattcgtgattcacgaagtatgattcgtgatccgtATTTCCCCCGCAGAGCtaaactcacgacttgggTCAGTCGTGGATCATGTTTCGACAACGATTGACGGCGTTCGACTCTCCTGCTTGCTTCCATCTTACTTTCCACTTCTACACATCAATCACTCCCGCATCCAGAATGTCTCATGACAAGCTTATGAGCGATCTCAAAGAACACAGATAGACGTCTCTCATAGAGTGTGGCAGCCGGAAGAAACGCATCCGCTCAACGCATGGCTCGTTTAAGCTTTGTTTCGGCATTCTAATACGATGGCCCCATCTAGGAAGCGGGTCGATGGGTCAGACCAGCCTTTGACACGCACGAAGAAACAGAAATCTGGACAGCAGTTAGCTCTAACGTCGTTCTTCACTAGTCCTTCATCCGTGTCAAAACCGACGTTTGTAGCAGGAGAGCCAACCTCTCCGACGCCAAGCGtagccaaagccaagcagaagcaagagcaCATCGTTGTGCACATTGACGGCAAACCGGATGAGGTAGGATCGAACGAGGCAGTCGCGTCCCAGGAGGAAAAGGATGCTGCTTTTGCGATACAGCTGGCTGCTCAAGAGGCAGGAGTCTCGACTGCTGAGTATCGATTGTGCATCAAGGGCGATGAGGATCTGGCAAGACGTCTACACGAGCAGTGGTCCGGACAAGATGAGGAAAATATCAAGGATCGCGAGAGCAGCACAAAAGCTGATACATCGTCTCCGCTTCAAGGGCATGCAACACCCACAGCCCCCGCTTCTCCTGGCAAGAAACCAGGTGCAACACAAAAGCCCGTCGATCTGGCGGCACTGGATGCATCCATACAGGCAATCCGTTTGGGTGACGATATCTTTGTTTTTGATCCTTGGACTATCGATACCTCTTCATGGCCTGTGACTAGCAACAAGCACGGTGTTCTTGCGCCCACTACTCCGTATGCGCTCTTGACGCACGCATTTGTGCTTATCACGGCGACGCGATCCCGACTAGCGATCACCAGCGTGCTCACCAATCTGCTTCGCACGGTGCGTGCTCATGATCCGGAATCGCTACTTGCCACCGTCTATCTTGTTAGCAACCATATTGCGCCGCCCTATGACGGCGTTGAGCTCGGGCTGGGTGGATCGATCATCAACAAGGCTATCAAGTCGGTTACGGGCAAATCGGCAAGATTCATGAAGCAGGTGTGGGACAGGACCGGCGATCCTGGCGATGTCGCGTacgaggccaagaaggatgTCAAGGCGCTTGTTCGTCCAGCTCCTATTACAGTGCAGCGTCTGTTTTCGAATTTGCATAGCATCGCGCGGCTGAGTGGGGCGGGAAGTGCGAACCAGAAGCTGGGATATGTaaccaagctgcttgttgcGAGCCGTGGTGAAGAGACGCGCTTCCTGGTGCGAACGTTTATTAGTCATTTACGTATCCAAGCGGTACGAACGACGATAGCGACTGCACTGGCACGCACGTTTGCGCTCGTTGAAGAGAGAGCGACGCTGGTCGAACCTAGCAATGCAAAAGAAAAGGAGAgagcatcgctgcttctggTACATCCGAACGAGCGCCGAGGCTTGCTGGCAAACGCTGTCAAGCCCAAAGAGCGCCAAGATGCACAGCGTCTTGCGCTGATGGAGCGCCTAACACGTGCCGAAAAGCTGGTCCGTGAGGTGCGCGCGCGACACCCCAACTTTGGCGTGATCGTTCCATCGCTACTTGAACACGGGCTAGCAGGCTTGTCGGAGCATGTTCCACTTCGCATCGGGACACCCATATCACCGATGTTGGGGTCTATCACGCGATCGCTGGGCGCAATGCACGAAAAGCTCGGACCAAGAGCCTTCGTGTCCGAGTTCAAGTACGACGGGCAGAGATGTCAGATTCACGCGATCTATGTACCGCGAAGTGCTGGACTGGAAGCGCGCAAAAGCATcaaggatggtgatgcAACCAAATGTGGAAAATGGGTGGGGAAGAACGGCGAGATATACGTGAGGCTGTTCTCGAGGCACCTGGAAGAGATGACGGAAAAGTATCCGGACATCACAGATATGGTACCCATCTTGATGGGTCAGGAGAGCGAGTCGGATGCTAACATCGGTGGGAGCGCTTTCATAGACACGTCCAGCTGTCCAAGCAAGCAGCGACTACAAGACGCAACGGAAGCAGAAGTGGGTGTCAAGGCACAACAGGCGGGCGCGCAGAAAGCGCAAGGCAGAGGACAGGCCATCACTTCGTTCATCATGGAcgccgaggtggtggcgATGGATTTGGAGGGGCGCTTGCTGCCTTTCCAGACGCTGGCGAATCGCAGTCGAAAGGATGTGAATTTGCACGATATCAAGGTGAAAGTGGGCGTGTTTGCATTTGACCTGATGTATCTGGACGGCGAGTCGTTGCTCAAGTCTTCCTTTCGAACTCGACGCAGACTGTTGCATAGCCGGTTTCTTGCTCTGTTTGCGCAGAGCGCGCTGATCGCGCGTTTCGCGCACGTACGCTCGTGCGAGAGTACAGACgcggacgaggtggcgcGCTTCTTTGCGCAGGCACAAGAGTACAAGTGTGAAGGGATCATGGTCAAGTCACTGGATCACCACTGGGAAGCTCCTCCGACTAGAACGGAGgcaagcgacgacgacgttggcAATCCGTCGGGTCGGCTGCAAAAGCTGGCCGATGTGGTAGAGGATGACCTGGCGATGGAcaacgaagacgaagcgaTACAGACGCTAAGggatggcgacgatgacaaGCATAGCGGAGGGAATGCAGCGGAATCGATGATGGCACGAACCGAGTTGGGAAAGGGCGTCAACGGACGAGGCAAGGCGCTGTTGTCGACGTACGAGCCGGACAAGCGATGCGAGTCGTGGCtcaaggtcaagaaggACTACGTGGACGGGCTGGGTGACTCGCTAGACTTGGTACCGATTGGTGCGTGGCACGGCATGGGACGCAAAGCGACGTGGTGgtcgccgatgctgcttgctctgtACGATCCGAGCAGAGGAGTGCTACAGGCGGTGTGCAAGTGCATTTCGGGATTCACCGATGCGTTTTACAAGGAGCTCAATGTGCGGTACGCGGAAGGCAGCGAGACATGTGTAAGAGCAGAGTACGGAAAAGGCTCACCGTTTGgaatcgagctcgagacagGCTCGCTTTGGCCAGACGTGTGGTGGAAGCCGAGCGAGGTGTGGGAGATTCGAGGAGCCGACGTGACGATCAGTCCAAACTACACTGCGGCGTTGGGGCTGGTGAGCGAAGAACGAGGCCTGTCGATCCGGTTTCCACGATTCATTCAGCGCCGAGAGGACAAGACAATCGAGCAAGCTAGCACACCTGCCAGCTTAGCCAAGATCTACTTTGAACAGCAAAACGCAGCGCCcgcagctgcgcagcacGGAGAGAAggcagagcaagacgctgcGAGTGACGACGAAGGCGGACAGCTTGCCACTGCTGCGGACGACGGATTCGAGTTCTGACCCAAGTTGGAGAGTTGCCATGAATTCATCCACGATCACGTTGGACGAGACCGAGTCGATGGTCGAGAACGGATCGCATCTTGTCACACGACAAGCtcatcagcagccaagCAATCCATTACCCACGACTGGTAGAGCCGGATGGGAGAGCGGCACGACAACTTTGTGAATGCGCGTGTGATCACGCCCATCGACGCGGCATGAACATTAGTCACATTGTGAGAGAGACAATCCACGCGGTGCGAAGAGTTGTGAGTCTCCTGACATGATTGGTGCATTCGTGAGTGGCagatccgtgattcgtgatggacGGAGTCATGATAACTTGGTAGATGGAGCCAATCAGATCGAGCTGATTGAAGCTGTAGGAACGGAACACGCGGGCCTTTCATTTATTTTATATAATAATATTACTATTAATActcaccattcgtgattggaatcagtcacgagtcaaacgtgaatcgtgtgGCGAATAgacgattcgcgatttgcAGATACAAGTTTCCAGAATGTCGGGACATACAGTACAAATAtataatcgtgaatcacgaatcgtgaatgtcggaTTAACTTAGTAAAGTTGACTCTAGATTTCAGAGTGACAAGTGTGACATGTGCCGTTTCTGCTTGGCCAGTGACCGTTACAACCGATCGACGGAGCAAGCGGGCTTGAAAGAGACAGCAAGTTTTGTTTATGCTTGCTCACTCAAGCATGCCAAGCATCTAACTGACACGCAGCAGGCCTTGAAGCTAgagaacaagaagaacacAACAACGTTCAGCATGCAAGCCAcgagcattcacgattgttggaccagattcacgattctgattcaCTTTGAAGCgggttcgtgattgtgattcgtgaattgtgTTTGCGAGAAAAGGGTCCCGACGAGGGAGTCCAAGCGTGTTCTAGGGAGGTACAACCGTCGTGAGTAtatacaatcacgattatcAGCTTCTTTGACCAATCGGAAGATTATTCATGGTGACGCGCGCCAAGCGTCAAGGCGTTAGCCGgtcgaatcacgaatcacgaatcacgaatcacgaatgttttGCCAgttcagtcgtgagtctggTCGCTGCTGTCATTCGTtcatttgtgattcgtgagtcgcAACTTGGATCGGGAGAGATGATCAActcacaatcgtgaatggtgaatcaAGATCGTGAATTTAAAAATCAGAAACCAGTCGTGAGCCCTAAGTTAACTAGCAGCGGGACGGAATTTGAAGTGGGCGCGAGTGATTGCCCACCTCGATGTACAACGTGGtggccaagctgcagctgtttGCTGCAACAGAGGCACGTACAGTAGGttcaagccaagccgcaTCTGTGATGTTGCTTCTGGTTCTGATTCGTCGACACGACTTTACTCACATCTACCCAGCCGCCTCGTGCCCGTGCTCGTGCCCGTGCCTTTGTGGTTGGAGCAAGACacaacattcacgattcacgcacgacggGTGGTGCGTTGTTGATTTCTATTCGCAAAAGGTCCACGGGTGACTGTGACAGATCCTATTCGTGACTAGCGCTCCCGAGTCAATTGGAATCGACCGAGTAGCGATCAGTGTGAGAGAAGAGAACAAGCGAGAATCACGCATCTTGGTTGCatttgaatcacgaatggtggTTTCAATTGCACAGCCTGTCAATGCTACATGCGCTCTAGGAGGTGTGCAGAACTAGACGGTtctgattcgtgtttggaATGGCCATGTGCCAGGCGGATTCcgcgattcacggttctttccatcgtgaatcgtgaatcgtgaatcgggaATTGGCCCCGGCTGCAGAACTTTTTTACCAAGCAAAGCAGTCAGTCGGTGTGTTGGAAAGGCGCAATTCGAGTCTAGTTGACTTGCTCGGTCTGCTCCGCCTTATCTCTGCAATaaatattcgtgattcttgattcttTCTGTTTATTTATTTTTATCTCGCTCTTGCGTTTCCGATGTAACGTTAAGTATACTTggtgtgaatcgtgaatcacgaatgtgacTTTTTTCGTGCTTCGAAATTTCGTTCGTGTGTTTgtcaattcacgattcgtgatggtggatTTTGTTTAATTTTTAATTTTCTgagcgattcacgattcgaaCAAGCGGAGATCCAACCGACGCCTTCAGCAACTGGGAgcgcgtgtgtgtgtgcgtaTTTTATCCAAGTTATAGCACAAAAGGTACAGATACGgtagggttagggttaaGTTATGCTTGGCTGCGGTCCACTCGGATCGAATCTTAACGTGTCAACACTTATCGCTTCGCTGTACAACTGAGCACAGGTACTGTACAACAATCTTGAACATGATTCAACCACACGCTTCGCTCGCTATCTCTTGTTCActgtcattcacgatttggtcTATCTGCTCTgccttgcgcatctcgcatACTTGATACGCTCGTCATCCGGCTTGCTAAGCTCCAACTGCACTGCTAAGTTAACTCAAATCCCAGCCGCTGTCTCGGCTAATCTGCCAATCCGTCACAAAAATCCAACTCCCGGCTCGCAAACCGTCCACACTCAAAGAACtttcacaatcacaatcacgatcacgaGTACGAANNNNNNNNNNNNNNNNNNNNNNNNNNNNNNNNNNNNNNNNNNNNNNNNNNNNNNNNNNNNNNNNNNNNNNNNNNNNNNNNNNNNNNNNNNNNNNNNNNNNCCCCACATCGTCTCCTTTACGCACTGGCActcttgctcctcgtgGCCTTGCTGCTTATCGCGCAAACACTCGCCATTTTCCCGACCTTGCCCGTAATCTCTCCTTCTGcctccctctctctctgtccCGTCCTGGTTGGATCGTCGCTCCAGATCTCGCAAGCGCTCGTTTCGCTTGACAGATGCGCTCCACCGTCGCACCAACGTCGTCCTAGtcagcgcagcagctgcccAGTCAAAGCTTTATCGCTCCGGGCGCCACTACTCATTCCTACTTGCCAATCAACCTGACCCAAATCTCCGATTGTCTCCTTCTCCGACTCACTCGCGGACAcgctctctcgctctcgctctcgccctcgctctctctctctctctcacacacacacacacacacacacacacgcacgcacACAGCCAGACAGCACCATGCCATACGAGTCTCGTCTCAGcgaacagcagcgccgaaTCACTGTCCCCTTTATGCATCTCTGAGCCTACTCTCGCCGCAGCCTTCCTCGCTTGCGCAGACAAACACTGCACAGCTAATTctctcactcacgactatgCAAAACCAACACAACCAGCATCACCCGTCTGGCTCAGCCACGAATCGGAGCCTTGCTCCTCAGGAACAGACATCAGAAATGCCGCCTCCTCTACCGCTGTCGCCGCCGCCTGCTTTCAACGCCCTTTCCTCGGCACCTCCTTCCCCtgtcggcgagcttcttccTGCTTTGCCCTCTCAGACTGCCTCTTCCCACCAGCCATCTTCTTCGATAGCCACAATCTCCACCACCAAACACACAACTTCCCAACCATCCTCAGCACATCCTTCGGCAGTTCCATCCGCACAACATCGCCACCATCAGCCCATCGCCTTTCCTTCAGTCTCTCAGGCGCTACCAGATCCCCCTCTTCAAACCAGTACCTCCTCTGCAACCTCTTCCGCCAGGCATAGtcgctcctcttctcccgcaccagcatcagcaccagctCCTCCGCTTCGCACTCTTTCCCAGGGCCCCTATTCGACGGCCAACCTCGATGCCACCGGTGGAACCATCTCCACTCTGACCTCCTCGGAGCGCCGTCAGATCACCGACAGTCTCAAAGCGCACAAacgctcctcctcgctAGCAACGCTCAAGACGTTTGCTTCTGTCGTCGGCGCTGCCAGCACCAAATCCTCCCCGCCTCAAACCgccgcctctgctgcttcaACCGATTCGTCCGCCTCAGCTCTGATGCCCGCGCCCACTCAACCTCCATATCGGCGTGCGCAGACCTACAGGTTCTCTAGAACCCAGTCGGCTGCACCTCCTCAGGCACGTTCGCATGATCCTTCTTATGCAGCTCAATTTGAGCCTTCATCTCACCACGCTTCCCCAGAAGAGTTGGAAAAGGAACAGCAACGCCTTaaagccgctgctgccgctgctgctgcaaagtCGGCCGAGGAGCAAGCTTGGGAAAAGACCCGCGGTGCAGGTAGCGCCGTGCTTgacctgctcaagctcCCTCCTCTCAGTGATGACGAAGCAGATGATCACCATTCCGGCGCTTCCAGCGCGCAAGGGCGTCAGAGCAGAGCCACAACGCCTGGCTCTGCCTCGGGCTCTGGAACGAGCGACGTCAGTCTCACGACTAGCGCCAACGCCACTGTCAATGTGAatgccaacgccaacgccagcgGCTCCGGCTCCGGCTCTTCCCACACCGACAGCTCCAGCCGCTCCTCCCACTCCAAGCGCAAGTCTGCCAAGGTTTCTCGCAAATGGGATGCAGAGCGAGTGCTGCCAacgctcgacgacgtcgaggccCGCCATCACGAGCCCGTCACCGTCTCTTCCGCCGACAAACTGCTCAGCCGAGGCATTTCTGAATATACCCTACTCCCCAAGATCCTCGGTCGCGGCAAGTTCTCCAGCGTCTTCCTCGCCTCCAAACCACATGGGCCCACAGGCGAGCCAAAGCTCTTTGCTATTAAGCATACCCCTCTCTTCCCGCACCATCCCCTGATAGCAACCCGTCTGCTGCGCGAACCCACCCTCTTGGCCGAGCTCCCACCGCATCCCAACCTCGTAAACGTCTACGAGACCATTCGTACCCCAGGCCACTTTTACCTCGTCGAAGAGTACCTAGATGGCTACGTCACCCTCGAGGCGCTTCTACTTATGCGTTCCGACGAGCCACCGCCGCACGCTCCCATCCTACCCACTGGCGTTGCCAATTGTGTCCTTGACCAGCTTCTCTCAGCAGTACATGCCATTCACCATCCGCTTCAGATCTGCCATCGTGATATCAAACCCGAAAACATCCTCGTTCACCCCGACACcctgcagctcaagctcctCGACTTTGGTCTCGCCACCCACTTTAGCCGCAGCGAGGCAAAGCTCTCGACTTGCTGCGGCAGTCCCGCATTCCACTGCCCCGAAATCGTCACCGCGCTCCGCAATCCGCTCGGCACAGTACATTACTGGGGCCCCGAGGTGGATGCTTGGACGTGCGGTATTACCATGCTCCGTCTTCTCACCGGGATCCGTTATCCGATCGGCGCCTCTCACACAAGCGTGCGCTCCATGAGCATCCGCGCTCAACGGGCCGTCGCGACCATCAAGGATCCCGAGCTTCGCGATCGTGTCGGTAAGTTGCTCCAAGTCAACGGCGAACGCAGAATGCGCAACTTTGAGGACTTggtcaaggcgctcgagacATCGGCCGAAGAACCTCCCTATCGTGGTGTCAAAGAGTTCAAAAGCACCACCTTCATCCCCGTGCAACCACAACACAAGATGAATCTGCCACTCGTTGTCGGTCCTGCCGCCGAGGCTGCGCTCACCtcaccgctgctgccgagcgGTGCCACTCCGTCCGCTTCGAAGCGCACGACACCAATCAATTCGAGACCCACTTCGCCTACCTTGGCCAACGCGGACGTTCCAGATGCTCACCTCTCACCGGCACCCACGCTGTTGCTCAGCAACCCCACCTATCAGCCGGCTCAAAGGATCTTGTCCTACGTCAAGTAttgcttgcgctgcgccGGAATCTTGTATCACTGTTGGCCCGACACAAGCTCCAGCACAAGCCTGCCTCCCACCCCCGGTCCATTTGAGGCCGCGTTTCGAGAGTTTAACAACACGGCGCTCTTGAACACCAGCTCGCGTACCAGCGACAGCACACTGTCCTCAGCACCAACCGATGCCAACGCCCCTGCCTCTCTCTCCCCTAGCACACCCTTTCCCATACAGGCAGCACGCTCCGAGCGTGATCCGTATTCGCACATCCATGTCTTTGAGTGCGTtctcgagatcgtcgaccCACCTGAAGGCGCCAACGAACAAGAGCCGTTGTCTCTGGTCCAGTCCATCTTTAGCGCTCTCAGTTTCGGTCGTCGCCCTGCCAATCGACGCAGCCTTTCAACACCGCCAAAGCCCGAAAGCTTACAGCCAAGGGGGATGCCCCGCCCACCAGGTACGCCGGCTGATGCACCAGTTTCCGGATCTGGCAGCGCTACTGGCAAAACTGGCGACGTCAAATGTCTCACCTTTTACCTCGTGCTTCGTTTCCCTCGACGCTCCTCCGGACAGGTCAATTTTGTCTCTGCACGACCCGCCTACAGtcgatcgtcgagcgtAGCAAGCCATTCGCATCGAAACCGCTCCCGCGCATCCTCAGCCGTGGGCGCAGACAGAGAGGTCGGAGGTCTTCAGAGAGACATCAGCACCGACAGCCTGACGCGCCTCTCCAAGCTGCACAGCAATCACGCCGAATTTGCCAGGGGAATCCATCCACTACGTAAAGCCATGATTGATTC contains the following coding sequences:
- a CDS encoding uncharacterized protein (related to DNA ligase I), with amino-acid sequence MAPSRKRVDGSDQPLTRTKKQKSGQQLALTSFFTSPSSVSKPTFVAGEPTSPTPSVAKAKQKQEHIVVHIDGKPDEVGSNEAVASQEEKDAAFAIQLAAQEAGVSTAEYRLCIKGDEDLARRLHEQWSGQDEENIKDRESSTKADTSSPLQGHATPTAPASPGKKPGATQKPVDLAALDASIQAIRLGDDIFVFDPWTIDTSSWPVTSNKHGVLAPTTPYALLTHAFVLITATRSRLAITSVLTNLLRTVRAHDPESLLATVYLVSNHIAPPYDGVELGLGGSIINKAIKSVTGKSARFMKQVWDRTGDPGDVAYEAKKDVKALVRPAPITVQRLFSNLHSIARLSGAGSANQKLGYVTKLLVASRGEETRFLVRTFISHLRIQAVRTTIATALARTFALVEERATLVEPSNAKEKERASLLLVHPNERRGLLANAVKPKERQDAQRLALMERLTRAEKLVREVRARHPNFGVIVPSLLEHGLAGLSEHVPLRIGTPISPMLGSITRSLGAMHEKLGPRAFVSEFKYDGQRCQIHAIYVPRSAGLEARKSIKDGDATKCGKWVGKNGEIYVRLFSRHLEEMTEKYPDITDMVPILMGQESESDANIGGSAFIDTSSCPSKQRLQDATEAEVGVKAQQAGAQKAQGRGQAITSFIMDAEVVAMDLEGRLLPFQTLANRSRKDVNLHDIKVKVGVFAFDLMYLDGESLLKSSFRTRRRLLHSRFLALFAQSALIARFAHVRSCESTDADEVARFFAQAQEYKCEGIMVKSLDHHWEAPPTRTEASDDDVGNPSGRLQKLADVVEDDLAMDNEDEAIQTLRDGDDDKHSGGNAAESMMARTELGKGVNGRGKALLSTYEPDKRCESWLKVKKDYVDGLGDSLDLVPIGAWHGMGRKATWWSPMLLALYDPSRGVLQAVCKCISGFTDAFYKELNVRYAEGSETCVRAEYGKGSPFGIELETGSLWPDVWWKPSEVWEIRGADVTISPNYTAALGLVSEERGLSIRFPRFIQRREDKTIEQASTPASLAKIYFEQQNAAPAAAQHGEKAEQDAASDDEGGQLATAADDGFEF